CTTTGCACGGGACAAGAACATTCCCGTCGGCCCTGGCCGGGGCTCTGCCGCAGGCTCCCTTGTCGCCTACTGCCTTGGGATCACCAACATCGACCCGATCACCAACTGCCTCCTGTTCGAGCGTTTCCTCAACCCGGAACGCAAGTCGATGCCTGATATCGACACCGACTTCTGCATTGAACGCCGTGGTGAGGTGATCGACTACGTCACCGAGCGCTACGGCGAAGACAAGGTGGCCCAGATCATCACCTTCAACCGGATGACCTCCAAGGCGGTTCTGAAGGATGTGGCCCGGGTGCTTGATATTCCCTATGGCGATGCCGACCGTCTGGCGAAACTGATCCCGGTGGTTCGCGGCAAGCCCGCCAAGCTCAAGGCGATGATCGGTGAGGAATCACCCAATCCCGAGTTCCGCGAGAAGTACGAGTCGGATCCAACGGTTAAGCGTTGGGTGGACATGGCGATGCGGATTGAGGGCACCAATAAAACCTTTGGTGTGCATGCAGCCGGGGTGGTCATTGCCGCTGACCCTCTGGATCAGCTTGTGCCTTTGCAGCGCAACAACGATGGTCAGGTGATCACGCAGTACTTCATGGAAGACGTGGAATCCATGGGTCTGTTGAAGATGGATTTCCTGGGGTTGAAGAACCTCACGATGATCGAAAAGACGCTCGAGCTGGTGGAGGTCATCAGTGGAACCCGCGTCGATCCCGACAAGCTCCCGCCGGAGGATGAAGAGACCTTTGCTCTTCTCGCGCGGGGTGACCTTGAGGGGATCTTCCAGCTGGAATCCAGTGGCATGCGGCAGATCGTGCGCGATCTCAAGCCGTCTTCTCTGGAAGACATTTCCTCAATCCTCGCTCTCTACAGACCGGGCCCCCTCGATGCTGGATTGATTCCCAAATTCATCAACCGCAAGCACGGGCGGGAGGCGATTGATTTCGCCCACGCGATCTTGGAGCCGATCCTGTCGGAGACCTACGGGATCATGGTGTATCAGGAGCAGATCATGCGTATCGCTCAGGATCTGGCTGGCTATTCCCTGGGTCAGGCCGATCTGCTGAGGCGGGCGATGGGCAAGAAAAAAGTGTCAGAGATGCAGAAGCATCGCGGCATCTTTGTCCAAGGAGCCGGAGAGCGTGGCGTTGATGAAAAGGTCGCCGACGAACTGTTCGATCAGATGGTTCTCTTCGCTGAATATTGCTTCAACAAGAGCCATTCCACGGCCTATGGCGCCGTCACCTATCAGACGGCCTATCTGAAGGCGCACTATCCAGTGGCCTACATGGCGGCCCTGCTCACGGTGAATGCCGGAGCCGCCGACAAGGTGCAGCGCTACATCTCCAATTGCAATGCCATGGGGATTGAAGTGATGCCCCCGGATGTCAATGCCTCGCTCACTGATTTCACCCCCAACGGCGATCGGATCCTGTTCGGACTCTCCGCCGTTCGCAACCTTGGTGATGGTGCGATTCGTCAGTTAATCGCCGCTCGCGACAGCGATGGGCCTTTCCGCTCCTTGGCCGATCTGTGTGATCGGATCCCGTCCTCGGTGCTCAACCGCCGCGGTCTGGAATCGTTGATTCACTGCGGAGCCCTGGATGCCATGGATCCGCAGGCCAATCGTGCCCAACTGATGGCCGATCTGGATCTGCTCCTTGACTGGGCCTCCTCACGGGCCAAGGATCGTGATAGCGGCCAGGGCAATCTCTTCGATCTGATGGCCCCAGCCTCAGAAGACGATGGGCCGGCGGATCTCAGCCATGCTCCTAAAGCAGCACCGGTGCCGGATTACCCCCCGACGGAAAAGCTGCGTCTTGAGAAAGACCTGGTGGGGTTCTACCTGTCGGATCATCCGCTCAAACAGCTCACCCCCTCTTCGAAGCTGCTGGCTCCGATTGGTCTGGGATCCCTGGAGGAGCAGCCTGACAAAGCGAAGGTGAGCGCCATTGCGATGGTGGCTGAGATGCGCCAAGTCACCACCCGCAAGGGGGACCGAATGGCGATTCTTCAGCTCGAGGATCTCACTGGAAGTTGCGAAGCCGTGGTCTTCCCCAAGAGCTATGCCCGCCTTGCCGATCACCTGATGGCTGAAGCACGCTTGCTCGTGTGGGCAGGTGTGGATCGGCGTGATGAGCGCGTGCAGCTGATCATTGACGACTGTCGTGCCATTGATGAGCTCAATTTGCTGCTGGTTCAGCTTCCGTCTGATCAGGCGAGCGACATCGCCATTCAGCACAAACTGCGGGAATGCCTGAACCAGCATCGGCCAGAGCGCGATGAGTTGGGCGTCAAAGTGCCTGTGGTCGCCGAGGTGCGCAACGGTGAGACCGTGCGCTACGTGCGACTTGGCTCTCAGTTCTGCGTGAAAGATGTTGATGCAGCGATCTCGTCACTACGAAACCAAGCCTTTGAAGCCCGCAGCAGCGATCGTCTGGTTCTTTCTTGATCCTTGATCAGCTTTTTCGTGGAGCCCTGATCAAGTCTTTGATTGTTTCTGCTGCTGTTTCTGGGCCCGGATCGACTCACGCATCCGTTGAACGTTCGGCCTGAAATTTTCGAACCCCAGAAGGGACCCAGGCTCGGGATCCCAGCTTGCTGTCAACACACCAACGCTGAGGCCCACCAGCCCGAGAATGAAAAACAAGCCGGAGCCCGTGAGTGTGAGACCTGGCGGGATATCTGCGATGCCACGGGTGACCACAACGTAGCTGCCGACAAAAACTCCCATCCCTGCGAGGGACGGGAGTCCTGTGAAGACAACGACACGTCGAGCCATCCGATCCGCCACATAGCGCGGAATGGCTTCCTGTCTGGGTGTCCCAGAGGCAGGCTTGCTCCCCTTCCCAGCCCCCTTGGGCTCGAAGGGAAGGGCATTGCGTTGCTCAGCCATGGGGCACTTCGATCAGCCGCGGATGCCCAGTTTGGCGATCGTGTCGGCGTAGCGTTGCTCGCTCTTGCTGCGCATGTAGGTCAGCAGACGCTTGCGGCGGCCAATCATCTTGAGCAGCCCCTGACGCGAGGAGTAGTCGTGGATGTTGTTCTGCAGATGGCTGCTGAGACGGTTGATCCGCTCACTCAGCATGGCGACCTGGACCTCTGCCGAACCGGTGTCGGTGCCGTGGGTCTGGTGGGTGTTGATC
The Synechococcus sp. PROS-U-1 DNA segment above includes these coding regions:
- a CDS encoding DNA polymerase III subunit alpha, producing MAFVPLHNHSDYSLLDGASQLPAMVERAKQLGMPAIALTDHGVMYGAIELLKLCQGTDLKPIIGNEMYVINGSIDDPQPKKEKRYHLVVLAKNATGYRNLVKLTSISHLRGMRGRGIFSRACIDKELLKQHSEGLIIATACLGGEIAQAILRGRPDVARKVAAWYQEVFGDDYYLEIQDHGSPEDRIVNVEIVKIAEELGIQIVATNDAHYLSKQDVEAHDALLCVLTGKLITDEKRLRYTGTEYIKTEEEMGCLFGDHLEPEVVQEAIANTVKVAEKVEPYDILGHYQMPRFPIPEGHSPVSYLREVTEQGLRDRLELSPDAPLPDDYAERMAHELKIMEQMGFPTYFLVVWDYIRFARDKNIPVGPGRGSAAGSLVAYCLGITNIDPITNCLLFERFLNPERKSMPDIDTDFCIERRGEVIDYVTERYGEDKVAQIITFNRMTSKAVLKDVARVLDIPYGDADRLAKLIPVVRGKPAKLKAMIGEESPNPEFREKYESDPTVKRWVDMAMRIEGTNKTFGVHAAGVVIAADPLDQLVPLQRNNDGQVITQYFMEDVESMGLLKMDFLGLKNLTMIEKTLELVEVISGTRVDPDKLPPEDEETFALLARGDLEGIFQLESSGMRQIVRDLKPSSLEDISSILALYRPGPLDAGLIPKFINRKHGREAIDFAHAILEPILSETYGIMVYQEQIMRIAQDLAGYSLGQADLLRRAMGKKKVSEMQKHRGIFVQGAGERGVDEKVADELFDQMVLFAEYCFNKSHSTAYGAVTYQTAYLKAHYPVAYMAALLTVNAGAADKVQRYISNCNAMGIEVMPPDVNASLTDFTPNGDRILFGLSAVRNLGDGAIRQLIAARDSDGPFRSLADLCDRIPSSVLNRRGLESLIHCGALDAMDPQANRAQLMADLDLLLDWASSRAKDRDSGQGNLFDLMAPASEDDGPADLSHAPKAAPVPDYPPTEKLRLEKDLVGFYLSDHPLKQLTPSSKLLAPIGLGSLEEQPDKAKVSAIAMVAEMRQVTTRKGDRMAILQLEDLTGSCEAVVFPKSYARLADHLMAEARLLVWAGVDRRDERVQLIIDDCRAIDELNLLLVQLPSDQASDIAIQHKLRECLNQHRPERDELGVKVPVVAEVRNGETVRYVRLGSQFCVKDVDAAISSLRNQAFEARSSDRLVLS
- the rpsO gene encoding 30S ribosomal protein S15, yielding MSLDTTEKQQLINTHQTHGTDTGSAEVQVAMLSERINRLSSHLQNNIHDYSSRQGLLKMIGRRKRLLTYMRSKSEQRYADTIAKLGIRG
- a CDS encoding PAM68 family protein; the protein is MAEQRNALPFEPKGAGKGSKPASGTPRQEAIPRYVADRMARRVVVFTGLPSLAGMGVFVGSYVVVTRGIADIPPGLTLTGSGLFFILGLVGLSVGVLTASWDPEPGSLLGFENFRPNVQRMRESIRAQKQQQKQSKT